Proteins encoded in a region of the Bacteroidota bacterium genome:
- a CDS encoding phosphatidylserine decarboxylase family protein, giving the protein MEKWLVNLIEETDSDKSPLLPVMQEFKDLIEGDPTIFMLFNQMFTQVPNKSHYNNDPTGKPEVRDYNQMLRLINRILKTAPKFDKTGLVGFPINAIFDWPMGTQAGFAAFTNEKVNRQLKKILNEWGKYLSSPESRYVLSDDPKSGWFGKDAMEAMPDFAKEFQCDPAKQYYGFTSWDNFFTREFREGQRPVANPDDNSVIANACESAPYRIATDVKDYDNFWIKAQPYSLQFMLADDSLAPQFKGGTIYQAFLSALSYHRWHSPVSGKIVKIRVIDGSYYAEALSEKFDPAGPNESQAFITELATRALVFIQADNPDIGLMCVMFVGMAEVSSCDATVKVGQHVNKGDQLGMFHFGGSTHCLIFRPQVKLNFDMHGQKPGLNSGNIPVRSKIATVVK; this is encoded by the coding sequence ATGGAAAAATGGCTTGTAAATCTGATAGAAGAAACAGATTCGGACAAATCACCGCTGCTACCTGTTATGCAGGAATTCAAAGATCTGATTGAAGGTGACCCGACAATTTTTATGCTTTTTAATCAGATGTTCACACAAGTTCCGAACAAATCGCATTATAACAATGATCCTACCGGAAAGCCTGAAGTGCGGGACTATAATCAGATGTTGCGCCTTATCAATCGCATATTGAAAACAGCCCCGAAATTCGATAAAACAGGACTTGTAGGGTTTCCGATAAATGCGATCTTCGACTGGCCTATGGGAACACAGGCGGGATTTGCAGCGTTTACGAACGAGAAAGTGAACCGTCAGCTTAAAAAAATTCTGAATGAATGGGGGAAATATCTGAGTTCGCCGGAATCCCGTTATGTATTGAGTGATGACCCGAAATCAGGGTGGTTTGGTAAGGATGCGATGGAGGCGATGCCTGATTTTGCAAAAGAGTTTCAATGTGACCCGGCAAAACAGTATTACGGTTTCACATCATGGGACAACTTTTTTACAAGAGAATTTCGCGAGGGACAGCGGCCTGTTGCAAACCCCGACGACAATAGCGTGATCGCAAATGCATGTGAGTCGGCTCCATACCGGATAGCAACAGATGTGAAAGACTATGATAATTTCTGGATCAAAGCACAACCCTATTCACTGCAATTTATGCTGGCCGATGATTCACTGGCGCCACAGTTTAAAGGTGGCACCATATACCAGGCATTTTTAAGTGCTCTAAGTTATCACCGCTGGCATAGTCCGGTAAGCGGAAAAATTGTGAAGATCAGGGTAATTGATGGCTCGTATTATGCAGAAGCGTTATCCGAAAAATTCGATCCTGCCGGGCCTAACGAATCCCAGGCATTTATTACCGAACTGGCTACAAGGGCGCTCGTCTTCATTCAGGCCGACAATCCTGATATCGGCCTGATGTGTGTGATGTTTGTTGGCATGGCCGAGGTGTCGTCATGCGATGCAACCGTTAAAGTGGGGCAACATGTGAACAAAGGAGATCAACTGGGCATGTTCCATTTTGGAGGTTCTACACATTGCCTGATCTTCAGACCGCAGGTGAAGTTGAATTTCGACATGCACGGTCAGAAGCCGGGTCTTAATTCAGGTAATATTCCGGTAAGGTCAAAAATAGCAACTGTTGTTAAATAG